TCAGAATTCTATCTTTAATAGTAACAACATTTAAAGCCCTATAATCTTTACAAAAACGCTAGGAtccatcttttttatttttttaactaaaagaaCAGGTGATGAAAATGGATCGGTACTGGGTCGAGTGAGCTCCAATTGCAATATGTCATGAACTTGTTTTTCAATTTCGGACTTTTAAAAGTAGGCATACCTATATGGCCATACATTGATGGGCTCGGTGCCTTCTTCCAAAATGATGTGGTGCTCAATGGCTCAGTGAGGAGGTAGCTGAGTTGGAACTTGGATCAGATCTTCAAATTGTTCAAAGTGTTGAGTCATAGCTGACGGAATTTGGGACGGCAGTTGGGTGGTTGTGATTGACAAGCAGAGTGCAAATAAAGTGTTGCCTTGTCGCTCCTCCTTAGAAAGAGAGGTCATAGTCACTGGTTGAATAGGCAAATTACTGATTCCCTTTAACTTGTAAAATGTATGCTCCTAGCGGAATTCTGTGGTCAAGTTAGACCAATTATATATGACATTTCGTAGTTACGATAACCATTGTACACCCAAAACTATATCCAGCCCAATAAGTGGTAAAGTATAAAAATCGAGAGAGAGATATCTTGGAGATTGATTTTGACATCCTCAAATTGGCCACAACATTGCAATACTTTTCCATTGGCTATTTTGACATCAAAGGATTCAGTAGGAGTCATAGGTAATTTTAGAGCATTGGCCATTCTTTCAATGATAATGTGTAGAGCCGCTGTTTATGAGGACCATTACCTCCTTGGAACCAATTGTTGCTATGACTCTCATGGTGTTCGGAAAAGTCCATCCTACCATTGCATGCAGAGAAATTTCCGGTGGGGTGAGAAAGGGATCCTTCGGGTCGTACTCCTCGTCCACGATTGTGCACCCCTACAGTAAAAGCAGCTGGGATTGTTTGCAGTGATGATCGGGCAAGAATTTTTCATCACAATTAAAGCAAAGTCCTTGTGACCGTTGCCTCTGCATTTCGTCCCACGATAATTTTGCCTCTGCATTTCGTCCCACGATAATTTTTTGAATGGAATCGTTGTCCTTTGGGAATGACAAGTCCTTCAGGTGGAAGTCGAAATTTCAATTGTCTGAGCAACTGTTCATCCCGCATTCGAGTTAAGACTGATTGCCTCTTTCAACGTTTTAGGCTTGAACATTCGTATTTCATCTGCTATTTCTAGTTTGAGTCCACCCATGAAGGTTCTTACGAGTGCTTTTTGAGACCAGCCCTGCACTCGATTTCCCAGCTTCTCAAACTCATATTGATATTCTCGGAAGGACCCAAGCTGTGGAATATTGGAAAGAGTTTCATTGAAGTCCTCACAATCAGTGGGTCCAAACCATGCCCATAATTCTTCACAAAAGGATTCCCAAGTGACTTCTTGTTGCCCTTCCTTGCATGTCCGGTGCAACCACTGCCACCATTGGTTAGCTTTACCTTCCAAATGAAAAGAAGCTAATGGGACCTTTTGCGTGAATGGTTCCACTTTCGTAAACCATTTTGTCGGGTCCCCACATGCAAAGCGTGGAAATTCCAGCTTTGCCAATTTAGAGGAAAATGGAGGCCTAGCACCTTCACACAAATTCTGTGACGACTCTCCTGTCAAGTGAGATGAAAATTTAGAGTGCTGGATCGAAGGTTATAGGTTGAGTTAGATAGGATGAGAAACAAAAGATTTAGAGAGTTTCGAAATAGTTATTTCCAATTGGTGCAGTTTGTCAGCTACTCCTTCCTCAATTCAAACAAGGTTTGTTAGGAGGCCATTGAGAGTTGTCTATAAATTCTCAATTCGTTATTTATTGGTTGTCGTGGTTCTGATACCAATGTTAGGTCCTAGTCAAAGCCTCTTAGAGTTTTTTGGGTTTAGAAGTATTCTTCTTAAGGTGAGAATATACCAAGGTTGTTGGATTAAATTTGAGCTCCCCTTCCATTCAATATACTAGTATTTAAATACGAATGCAACACTACTTGATCTTGTCTTCTAGGCACTATCTTAAGGAGTGGCTAGATGATGGACACTACTTAGATAATGGGCCACTACTTACAGTAACAGAAAATGAAACAGAAATAATAACAGAAATGGAAAACAAATTTTAAGGAGGTGGCCACATTGCATGCCACTGTTCACGTGGGTAGTGACTTAGTCAGGATACTTGGGAGTCCTTCGACCCACTCTAGAGGACCATGATAAGTCGTGAGGCTATTGTTGTAACGGTATTTGCGGTGCAAATACGTCCCACATCGGCAGAGGATGAGAAAttggaattgtatataatagctagcacgaaactactaaataacttgggttaaccattttgggccaagtggaaagtgggcccaaaagttatttgggccagttcgggcccgcctatttcaattggtatcatagccaccctgggtcagacaaattgtgcggagctagtgggcctgcgaggaaagggctacccgtgagagacgaggtggagccgcccgaggTATTAGCGAAGCACAATACCCAAGGGTCCGGTCCTTGTTAGCAATTGTAATCGtttcagttgcgacgaggacgtcgcaaatttagcgggaccgagtGTAATGGTCAGCTGCTTAAGCTGTCTGCTTGCGGATTTGCGGCGCAAATCCGTCCCACATCGGCAGAGGATTGGAAAttggaattgtatataatagctagcacgaaactactaaataacttgggttaaccattttgggccaagtggaaagtgggccCAAAAGTTTTTTGTGTCAGTTCGGGCCCAGCTGTTTCAATTGGGCTCCGATATCACTATTGGAATTTGATGACAGGTTTGGTCCAAGTCTGCATGTGGTGAGAGTGTTAGATCTCATAATGGGGGTTTAATTGAACTTGATGTGGTAGCTATCTTCAAAATGCATTTAGGCAATTTGGATTGGGCTTACTTCACTTTATTAactcttccttttttcttttattgatgTGGAATTCTCACTTCTCCAACAAGAACCATAAAAGCTATGATGCAATGCTTTTCTCAAAATGCTTCCTCTTATAAAGTTCTCTAAACTGTCTTCCAAAATTTGTATTTTGCAAAATGTTACCAATTGGTGACATTTTTGAAATCAATCTCAGTGTCACACCAAGACAAGTACATCTTTTCATGTGATACAAGTGAACCAAAATCAAAACATGTGAACCAAACTTGGtacattttttcattttatacaaGTGAAC
This sequence is a window from Manihot esculenta cultivar AM560-2 chromosome 4, M.esculenta_v8, whole genome shotgun sequence. Protein-coding genes within it:
- the LOC122723455 gene encoding uncharacterized protein LOC122723455, yielding MSPIGESSQNLCEGARPPFSSKLAKLEFPRFACGDPTKWFTKVEPFTQKVPLASFHLEGKANQWWQWLHRTCKEGQQEVTWESFCEELWAWFGPTDCEDFNETLSNIPQLGSFREYQYEFEKLGNRVQGWSQKALVRTFMGGLKLEIADEIRMFKPKTLKEAISLNSNAG